A genomic window from Aquila chrysaetos chrysaetos unplaced genomic scaffold, bAquChr1.4, whole genome shotgun sequence includes:
- the MCM7 gene encoding DNA replication licensing factor MCM7, whose amino-acid sequence MAPRDYAAEKEKAKRFLQDFYRDGADGGKEFPYREQLTALAHRERVALYVALDDVAEDDPELAEAVCDNAKRYGRLFADAVHELLPLYKEREVSRKDVLDVYIEHRLLLEQRGRDAGDTRSPQNQYPPELLRRFELYFKAPSTAKARVVRDVKADCIGKLVTVRGIVTRVTEVKPMMVVATYSCDQCGAETYQPIQSPTFMPLLMCPSRECQTNRSGGRLYLQSRGSKFIKFQELKMQEHTDQVPVGHLPRSISVAVHGENTRLAQPGDHVSVTGVFLPLLKTGFRQMAQGLLSETYLEAHCIVKMNKSEEDESGAGDLSEEELRQITEEDFYDKLASSIAPEIYGHEDVKKALLLLLVGGVDRNPHGMKIRGNINICLMGDPGVAKSQLLSYIDRLAPRSQYTTGRGSSGVGLTAAVLRDPLTGELALEGGALVLADRGVCCIDEFDKMLEADRTAIHEVMEQQSISIAKAGVLATLNARCAILAAANPAYGRYNPKRSLEHNIQLPAALLSRFDLLWLIQDRPDRDNDLRLAQHITYVHQHSRQPPCSFQQLDMKLMRRYIAMCKRKQPVVPEALADYITAAYVEMRKEAWASKDTTYTSARTLLGILRLATALARLRLVDVVEKEDVNEAMRLMEMSKDSLLGDKGQQSQVQRPADAIFAAVRELAGGRAVPYAEALQRCLAKGFTPAQVQAALQEYEELNVLQVNAARTRITFV is encoded by the exons ATGGCGCCGCGCGACTACGCCGCCGAGAAGG AGAAGGCGAAGCGGTTCCTGCAGGATTTCTACCGCGATGGCGCCGACGGCGGCAAGGAGTTCCCGTACCGGGAGCAGCTG ACGGCGCTGGCGCACCGGGAGCGCGTGGCACTGTACGTGGCGCTGGACGACGTGGCCGAGGACGACCCCGAACTGGCCGAGGCCGTCTGCGACAACGCCAAGCGCTACGGCCGCCTCTTCGCCGATGCCGTCCATGAGCTGCTGCCGCTCTACAAGGAGCGCGAG gtGTCCCGCAAGGACGTGCTGGACGTGTACATCGAGCAccggctgctgctggagcagcggGGCCGGGACGCGGGGGACACCCGCAGCCCCCAGAATCAGTACCCCCCCGAGCTGCTGCGGCGCTT CGAGCTGTACTTCAAGGCCCCCTCCACCGCCAAAGCCCGTGTGGTCCGCGATGTCAAGGCCGACTGCATTGGGAAGCTGGTGACTGTCCGCGGCATCGTCACCCGCGTCACCGAGGTCAAGCCCATGATGGTGGTGGCCACCTACAGCTGCGACCAGTGTGGGGCCGAGACCTACCAGCCC ATCCAGTCACCCACCTTCATGCCGCTGCTGATGTGCCCGAGCCGCGAGTGCCAGACGAACCGCTCGGGGGGGCGGCTCTACCTGCAGAGCCGCGGCTCCAAGTTCATCAAGTTCCAGGAGCTGAAGATGCAGGAGCAT ACCGACCAGGTGCCGGTGGGACACCTTCCCCGCTCCATCAGCGTGGCTGTGCACGGGGAGAACACACGCCTGGCCCAGCCCGGGGACCATGTCAGCGTCACCGGCGTCTTCCTGCCCCTGCTGAAGACCGGCTTCCGCCAGATGGCCCAG GGCTTGCTCTCTGAGACCTACCTGGAGGCCCACTGCATCGTGAAGATGAACAAGAGCGAGGAGGATGAGTCGGGGGCCGGGGATCTGAGCGAGGAGGAGCTCCGCCAGATCACAG AGGAGGACTTCTATGACAAGCTGGCCTCCTCCATCGCCCCCGAGATCTACGGCCACGAGGATGTGAAgaaggcactgctgctgctgctggtgggcgGTGTGGATCGCAACCCCCATGGCATGAAGATCCGAG gaAACATCAACATCTGCCTCATGGGTGACCCCGGTGTGGCCAAGTCGCAGCTCCTGTCCTACATCGACCGCCTGGCACCCCGCA gcCAGTACACGACAGGCCGGGGCTCCTCGGGCGTGGGGCTGACGGCGGCCGTGCTGCGGGACCCGCTGACGGGGGAGCTGGCGCTGGAGGGGGGTGCGCTGGTGCTGGCCGACCGGGGCGTCTGCTGCATCGACGAGTTTGACAAGATGCTGGAGGCCGACCGCACGGCCATCCACGAGGTGATGGAGCAGCAGAGCATCTCCATCGCCAAGGCGGGCGTGCTGGCCACCCTCAACGCCCGCTGCGCCATCTTGGCCGCCGCCAACCCCGCCTATGGCCGCTACAACCCCAAGCGCAGCCTGGAGCACAACATCCAGCTGCCCGCCGCCCTCCTCTCCCGCTTCGACCTGCTCTGGCTCATCCAGGACCGCCCTGACCGCGACAACGACCTGCG CCTGGCCCAGCACATCACCTATGTGCACCAGCACAGCCGCCAGCCCCCctgctccttccagcagctCGACATGAAGCTGATGAG GCGCTACATTGCCATGTGCAAGCGGAAGCAGCCAGTGGTGCCGGAGGCTTTGGCCGACTACATCACGGCCGCCTACGTGGAGATGCGGAAGGAGGCGTGGGCCAGCAAGGACACGACCTACACCTCGGCACGCACCTTGCTGGGCATCCTCCGCCTGGCCACTGCCCTG GCCCGGCTGCGGCTGGTGGACGTGGTGGAGAAAGAGGATGTGAACGAGGCCATGAGGCTCATGGAGATGTCGAAGGACTCGCTGCTGGGGGACAAGGGACAGCAGAGCCA GGTGCAGCGTCCAGCCGACGCCATCTTCGCGGCAGTGCGGGAGCTGGCAGGGGGCCGGGCTGTGCCCTACGCCGAGGCCCTGCAGCGCTGCTTGGCCAAGGGCTTCACCCCTGCCCAGGTCCAGGCTGCGCTCCAGGAGTACGAGGAGCTCAACGTGCTGCAGGTCAATGCCGCCCGCACCCGCATCACCTTCGTCTGA
- the SNAPC2 gene encoding snRNA-activating protein complex subunit 2 isoform X1 — MKPPLRPRLAPARYVTGPGAAAEPERPRAAWSAREKRALLAALRAQAALGLPDLQPRPLRERLPRRSEAEILSFLCRLRGRAAREAVRTQYRHCLEQQRRRRAQVPAPIEVWLELAETLAEGLEEATAAAFSQVLTVAATEPLSLLHSIPPHPAGTTASLDQGGSALGDPAAPPAPQPHAPGAFTVDFQRVYEYLARLCRGGKGPALPPGESAVVLALLGSLPQELGVLDRAALHSHLRGAYGALTAPRPPQTDSPAPGMAPGAPPPPGNPATGWRGVGLCPLNLFLVPLRLLARVEPSG; from the exons ATGAAGCCGCCGCTGCGGCCCCGCCTGGCCCCGGCCCGGTACGTGAcgggcccgggggcggcggcggaaCCGGAGCGGCCGCGGGCGGCCTGGTCGGCGCGGGAGAAGCGGGCGCTACTCGCGGCGCTGCGGGCTCAGGCCGCCCTCGGCCTCCCCGACCTGCAGCCGCGGCCGCTGCGGGAGCGCCTGCCCCGGCGGAGCGAGGCCGAG atTCTGTCGTTCCTGTgccggctgcggggccgggcagcACGGGAGGCTGTGCGCACCCAGTACCGGCactgcctggagcagcagcgCCGACGACGCGCCCAGGTCCCAGCCCCCATCGAG GTGTGGCTGGAGCTGGCCGAGACGCtagcagaggggctggaggaggcgACGGCAGCCGCCTTCTCTCAG GTCCTCACTGTCGCAGCCACCGAGCCGCTGAGCCTTCTCCACTCCATCCCCCCGCATCCTGCTGGCACCACGGCGTCGCTGGATCAGGGGGGGTCGGCACTGGGGGACCCTgcggcccccccggccccgcagccccacgCCCCTGGGGCCTTCACCGTCGACTTCCAGAGGGTCTATGAGTATCTGGCACGGCTGTGCCGGGGTGGGAAGGGCCCAGCGCTCCCCCCTGGCG AGTCGGCGGTggtgctggcactgctgggctCCCTCCCCCAGGAGCTGGGTGTCCTCGACCGCGCCGCCCTCCACAGCCACCTCCGAGGGGCCTACGGTGCCCTGacggccccccgccccccgcagACGGACTCTCCGGCCCCCGGCATGGCccccggcgccccccccccccccgggaacCCCGCAACCGGCTGGAGGGGGGTCGGCCTCTGCCCCCTCAACCTCTTCCTGGTCCCACTGCGGCTCCTGGCCCGAGTGGAACCCTCGGGGTGa
- the COPS6 gene encoding COP9 signalosome complex subunit 6 isoform X1 — protein sequence MAHARHGACSPRPQSLPRMHRVAAYGGRAGTGRAKMAAAAAGASSSASGSNGAGGMEVDVAAAPSVMAGGVTGSVSVALHPLVILNISDHWIRMRSQEGRPGQVIGALIGRQEGRNIEVMNSFELLSHTVDGHVLIDKEYYYTKEEQFKQVFKELEFLGWYTTGGPPDPSDIHVHKQVCEIIESPLFLKLNPMTKHTDLPVSVFESVIDIINGEATMLFAELTYTLATEEAERIGVDHVARMTATGSGENSTVAEHLIAQHSAIKMLHSRVKLILEYVRASEAGEVPFNHEILREAYALCHCLPVLSTDKFKTDFYDQCNDVGLMAYLGTITKTCNTMNQFVNKFNILYDRQGIGRRMRGLFF from the exons ATGGCGCATGCTCGCCACGGCGCGTGTAGTCCCCGCCCCCAGTCCCTCCCGCGCATGCACAGAGTCGCTGCGTACGGTGGCCGAGCAGGGACAGGCCGagccaagatggcggcggcggcggccggcgccTCTTCCTCCGCGTCGGGGAGCAACGGGGCCGGCGGGATGGAGGTGGACGTGGCAG CCGCCCCCTCGGTGATGGCCGGGGGGGTGACGGGCAGTGTCTCGGTGGCCCTGCACCCCCTCGTCATCCTCAACATCTCCGACCACTGGATCCGCATGCGCTCGCAGGAGGGGCGCCCCGGACAAG tgatCGGGGCCCTCATTGGGCGGCAGGAGGGCCGCAACATCGAGGTGATGAATTCCTTCGAGCTGCTCTCGCACACAGTGGATGGGCACGTCCTCATCGACAAGGAGTACTACTACACCAAGGAGGAGCAGT TCAAGCAGGTGTTCAAGGAGCTTGAGTTCCTGGGCTGGTACACGACCGGGGGCCCCCCCGACCCCTCTGACATCCACGTCCACAAGCAG GTTTGTGAGATCATCGAGAGCCCTCTCTTCCTCAAGCTGAACCCCATGACGAAGCACACAGAT CTGCCCGTCAGCGTCTTTGAGTCCGTCATTGATATCATCAATGGGGAG gccacGATGCTCTTTGCAGAGCTGACCTACACCCTGGCCACCGAGGAGGCAGAGCGGATCGGGGTCGACCACGTTGCCCGAATGACAGCGACCGGCAGCGGGGAGAACTCCACAG TGGCTGAGCACCTCATCGCCCAGCACAGTGCCATCAAGATGCTGCACAGCCGGGTCAAGCTGATCCTGGAGTATGTGCGGGCCTCCGAGGCTG GCGAGGTGCCCTTCAACCACGAGATTCTGCGCGAAGCCTACGCCCTGTGCCACTGCCTGCCCGTTCTCAGCACTGACAAGTTCAAGACCGACTTCTACGAC CAATGCAATGACGTGGGGCTGATGGCGTACCTGGGCACCATCACCAAAACCTGCAACACCATGAACCAGTTCGTCAATAAGTTCAACATCCTCTACGACCGGCAGGGCATCGGCCGCCGCATGCGGGGACTCTTCTTctaa
- the AP4M1 gene encoding AP-4 complex subunit mu-1 isoform X3: MLSQIFILSSKGDRLIHKDFRGETCGTSMDLADTFYRRITSLPGDQAPVFMAHEGRHFVHVRHAGLYFVATTTADASPFTLVEFLNRLVTLLRDFCGPLSEKNISLNFALIYELLDEMLFGAETQQSRVAPSSAASRPVLPPRGEQGTRNEVFVDVVERLTVVIAANGTPMKVDVQGEIRLKCYLPSCVEMRIGLTEEFCVGKSELRGYGTAVRVDECAFHSSIKLDEFESGRVLKVTPSQGELTLMQYQLADDIPSPLPFRLFPTVDQDPTGRLRLYLKLRCDLPPKSQALNVRLQLPVPKGVSSLAQELSSPEQTAELQPGTKSIHWDIPRCQGGSQLSALFKLEVPGLSRASLLELGPANLAFELPAHTCSGLHVRFVRLPGPAGPPQRWVRYLTHSDSYVLRL; the protein is encoded by the exons ATGCTGTCCCAGATCTTCATCCTCTCTTCCAAGGGCGACCGGCTCATCCACAAGGACT TCCGCGGGGAGACCTGCGGCACCAGTATGGACCTTGCCGACACCTTCTACCGCAGGATCACCTCGCTGCCGGGGGACCAGGCCCCTGTCTTCATG GCACACGAGGGCCGGCACTTTGTCCACGTGCGGCATGCAGGGCTCTACTTTGTGGCCACCACGACAGCAGACGCGTCGCCCTTCACTCTGGTGGAGTTCCTCAACAG GCTGGTGACGCTGCTGCGGGACTTCTGCGGGCCCCTCAGCGAGAAGAACATCAGCCTCAACTTCGCCCTCATCTACGAGCTGCTGGATGAGATGCTG TTCGGTGCTGAGACGCAGCAGAGCAGGGTAGCCCCCAGCTCGGCCGCCAGCCGCCCCGTGCTGCCACCCCGGGGGGAGCAG GGCACCAGGAACGAGGTCTTCGTGGACGTGGTGGAGAGGCTGACAGTGGTCATCGCCGCCAAC GGGACACCCATGAAGGTGGACGTCCAGGGGGAAATCCGCCTCAAGTGCTACTTGCCCAGCTGCGTGG agATGCGCATTGGGCTGACGGAGGAGTTCTGCGTGGGCAAGTCGGAACTGCGGG GCTATGGCACGGCTGTCCGGGTGGACGAATGCGCCTTCCACAGCTCTATCAAGCTGGACGAGTTTGAGAGCGGGAGGGTCCTGAAGGTGACGCCGAGCCAGGGGGAG CTCACGCTCATGCAGTACCAGCTGGCAGATGACATCCCTTCGCCTCTGCCCTTCCGCCTCTTCCCCACCGTGGACCAGGACCCCACCGGGAG GCTCCGGCTGTATCTGAAGCTCCGCTGTGACCTGCCCCCCAAGAG CCAAGCCCTCAATGTCCGTCTGCAGCTGCCCGTGCCCAAGGGGGTGAGCAG CCTGGCGCAGGAGCTGAGCAGCCCCGAGCAGACGGCCGAGCTGCAGCCCGGCACCAAGTCCATCCACTGGGACATCCCGCGCTGCCAGGGGGGGTCACAGCTCTCTGCGCTCTTCAAg CTGGAGGTGCCGGGGCTGAGTCGTGCATCGCTGCTGGAGCTGGGCCCGGCCAACCTGGCCTTTGAGCTGCCCGCACACACCTGCTCAGGGCTGCATGTCCGCTTCGTGCGGCtgccggggccggccgggccccCCCAGCGCTGGGTGCGCTACCTCACCCACAGCGACTCCTACGTGCTGCGCCTCTGA
- the SNAPC2 gene encoding snRNA-activating protein complex subunit 2 isoform X2, translating into MKPPLRPRLAPARYVTGPGAAAEPERPRAAWSAREKRALLAALRAQAALGLPDLQPRPLRERLPRRSEAEVWLELAETLAEGLEEATAAAFSQVLTVAATEPLSLLHSIPPHPAGTTASLDQGGSALGDPAAPPAPQPHAPGAFTVDFQRVYEYLARLCRGGKGPALPPGESAVVLALLGSLPQELGVLDRAALHSHLRGAYGALTAPRPPQTDSPAPGMAPGAPPPPGNPATGWRGVGLCPLNLFLVPLRLLARVEPSG; encoded by the exons ATGAAGCCGCCGCTGCGGCCCCGCCTGGCCCCGGCCCGGTACGTGAcgggcccgggggcggcggcggaaCCGGAGCGGCCGCGGGCGGCCTGGTCGGCGCGGGAGAAGCGGGCGCTACTCGCGGCGCTGCGGGCTCAGGCCGCCCTCGGCCTCCCCGACCTGCAGCCGCGGCCGCTGCGGGAGCGCCTGCCCCGGCGGAGCGAGGCCGAG GTGTGGCTGGAGCTGGCCGAGACGCtagcagaggggctggaggaggcgACGGCAGCCGCCTTCTCTCAG GTCCTCACTGTCGCAGCCACCGAGCCGCTGAGCCTTCTCCACTCCATCCCCCCGCATCCTGCTGGCACCACGGCGTCGCTGGATCAGGGGGGGTCGGCACTGGGGGACCCTgcggcccccccggccccgcagccccacgCCCCTGGGGCCTTCACCGTCGACTTCCAGAGGGTCTATGAGTATCTGGCACGGCTGTGCCGGGGTGGGAAGGGCCCAGCGCTCCCCCCTGGCG AGTCGGCGGTggtgctggcactgctgggctCCCTCCCCCAGGAGCTGGGTGTCCTCGACCGCGCCGCCCTCCACAGCCACCTCCGAGGGGCCTACGGTGCCCTGacggccccccgccccccgcagACGGACTCTCCGGCCCCCGGCATGGCccccggcgccccccccccccccgggaacCCCGCAACCGGCTGGAGGGGGGTCGGCCTCTGCCCCCTCAACCTCTTCCTGGTCCCACTGCGGCTCCTGGCCCGAGTGGAACCCTCGGGGTGa
- the AP4M1 gene encoding AP-4 complex subunit mu-1 isoform X1 yields MLSQIFILSSKGDRLIHKDFRGETCGTSMDLADTFYRRITSLPGDQAPVFMAHEGRHFVHVRHAGLYFVATTTADASPFTLVEFLNRLVTLLRDFCGPLSEKNISLNFALIYELLDEMLDYGYVQTTAPEVLRNFMHTEPVATKPFSLLDLGSIGLFGAETQQSRVAPSSAASRPVLPPRGEQGTRNEVFVDVVERLTVVIAANGTPMKVDVQGEIRLKCYLPSCVEMRIGLTEEFCVGKSELRGYGTAVRVDECAFHSSIKLDEFESGRVLKVTPSQGELTLMQYQLADDIPSPLPFRLFPTVDQDPTGRLRLYLKLRCDLPPKSQALNVRLQLPVPKGVSSLAQELSSPEQTAELQPGTKSIHWDIPRCQGGSQLSALFKLEVPGLSRASLLELGPANLAFELPAHTCSGLHVRFVRLPGPAGPPQRWVRYLTHSDSYVLRL; encoded by the exons ATGCTGTCCCAGATCTTCATCCTCTCTTCCAAGGGCGACCGGCTCATCCACAAGGACT TCCGCGGGGAGACCTGCGGCACCAGTATGGACCTTGCCGACACCTTCTACCGCAGGATCACCTCGCTGCCGGGGGACCAGGCCCCTGTCTTCATG GCACACGAGGGCCGGCACTTTGTCCACGTGCGGCATGCAGGGCTCTACTTTGTGGCCACCACGACAGCAGACGCGTCGCCCTTCACTCTGGTGGAGTTCCTCAACAG GCTGGTGACGCTGCTGCGGGACTTCTGCGGGCCCCTCAGCGAGAAGAACATCAGCCTCAACTTCGCCCTCATCTACGAGCTGCTGGATGAGATGCTG GACTACGGCTATGTTCAGACAACGGCGCCCGAGGTGCTGCGCAACTTCATGCACACGGAGCCTGTGGCCACCAAACCCTTCAGCCTCCTCGACCTGGGCTCCATTGGGCTG TTCGGTGCTGAGACGCAGCAGAGCAGGGTAGCCCCCAGCTCGGCCGCCAGCCGCCCCGTGCTGCCACCCCGGGGGGAGCAG GGCACCAGGAACGAGGTCTTCGTGGACGTGGTGGAGAGGCTGACAGTGGTCATCGCCGCCAAC GGGACACCCATGAAGGTGGACGTCCAGGGGGAAATCCGCCTCAAGTGCTACTTGCCCAGCTGCGTGG agATGCGCATTGGGCTGACGGAGGAGTTCTGCGTGGGCAAGTCGGAACTGCGGG GCTATGGCACGGCTGTCCGGGTGGACGAATGCGCCTTCCACAGCTCTATCAAGCTGGACGAGTTTGAGAGCGGGAGGGTCCTGAAGGTGACGCCGAGCCAGGGGGAG CTCACGCTCATGCAGTACCAGCTGGCAGATGACATCCCTTCGCCTCTGCCCTTCCGCCTCTTCCCCACCGTGGACCAGGACCCCACCGGGAG GCTCCGGCTGTATCTGAAGCTCCGCTGTGACCTGCCCCCCAAGAG CCAAGCCCTCAATGTCCGTCTGCAGCTGCCCGTGCCCAAGGGGGTGAGCAG CCTGGCGCAGGAGCTGAGCAGCCCCGAGCAGACGGCCGAGCTGCAGCCCGGCACCAAGTCCATCCACTGGGACATCCCGCGCTGCCAGGGGGGGTCACAGCTCTCTGCGCTCTTCAAg CTGGAGGTGCCGGGGCTGAGTCGTGCATCGCTGCTGGAGCTGGGCCCGGCCAACCTGGCCTTTGAGCTGCCCGCACACACCTGCTCAGGGCTGCATGTCCGCTTCGTGCGGCtgccggggccggccgggccccCCCAGCGCTGGGTGCGCTACCTCACCCACAGCGACTCCTACGTGCTGCGCCTCTGA
- the AP4M1 gene encoding AP-4 complex subunit mu-1 isoform X2: MAARGGPARATVLSAVSCDRQPPGGTQTGDAVPDLHPLFQGRPAHPQGLPRGDLRHQYGPCRHLLPQDHLAAGGPGPCLHGTRGPALCPRAACRALLCGHHDSRRVALHSGGVPQQDYGYVQTTAPEVLRNFMHTEPVATKPFSLLDLGSIGLFGAETQQSRVAPSSAASRPVLPPRGEQGTRNEVFVDVVERLTVVIAANGTPMKVDVQGEIRLKCYLPSCVEMRIGLTEEFCVGKSELRGYGTAVRVDECAFHSSIKLDEFESGRVLKVTPSQGELTLMQYQLADDIPSPLPFRLFPTVDQDPTGRLRLYLKLRCDLPPKSQALNVRLQLPVPKGVSSLAQELSSPEQTAELQPGTKSIHWDIPRCQGGSQLSALFKLEVPGLSRASLLELGPANLAFELPAHTCSGLHVRFVRLPGPAGPPQRWVRYLTHSDSYVLRL, translated from the exons ATGGCGGCgcgcggcggcccggcccgggccaCGGTCCTTTCGGCGGTGTCATGTGACCGCCAGCCGCCAGGCGGGACGCAG ACCGGCGATGCTGTCCCAGATCTTCATCCTCTCTTCCAAGGGCGACCGGCTCATCCACAAGGACT TCCGCGGGGAGACCTGCGGCACCAGTATGGACCTTGCCGACACCTTCTACCGCAGGATCACCTCGCTGCCGGGGGACCAGGCCCCTGTCTTCATG GCACACGAGGGCCGGCACTTTGTCCACGTGCGGCATGCAGGGCTCTACTTTGTGGCCACCACGACAGCAGACGCGTCGCCCTTCACTCTGGTGGAGTTCCTCAACAG GACTACGGCTATGTTCAGACAACGGCGCCCGAGGTGCTGCGCAACTTCATGCACACGGAGCCTGTGGCCACCAAACCCTTCAGCCTCCTCGACCTGGGCTCCATTGGGCTG TTCGGTGCTGAGACGCAGCAGAGCAGGGTAGCCCCCAGCTCGGCCGCCAGCCGCCCCGTGCTGCCACCCCGGGGGGAGCAG GGCACCAGGAACGAGGTCTTCGTGGACGTGGTGGAGAGGCTGACAGTGGTCATCGCCGCCAAC GGGACACCCATGAAGGTGGACGTCCAGGGGGAAATCCGCCTCAAGTGCTACTTGCCCAGCTGCGTGG agATGCGCATTGGGCTGACGGAGGAGTTCTGCGTGGGCAAGTCGGAACTGCGGG GCTATGGCACGGCTGTCCGGGTGGACGAATGCGCCTTCCACAGCTCTATCAAGCTGGACGAGTTTGAGAGCGGGAGGGTCCTGAAGGTGACGCCGAGCCAGGGGGAG CTCACGCTCATGCAGTACCAGCTGGCAGATGACATCCCTTCGCCTCTGCCCTTCCGCCTCTTCCCCACCGTGGACCAGGACCCCACCGGGAG GCTCCGGCTGTATCTGAAGCTCCGCTGTGACCTGCCCCCCAAGAG CCAAGCCCTCAATGTCCGTCTGCAGCTGCCCGTGCCCAAGGGGGTGAGCAG CCTGGCGCAGGAGCTGAGCAGCCCCGAGCAGACGGCCGAGCTGCAGCCCGGCACCAAGTCCATCCACTGGGACATCCCGCGCTGCCAGGGGGGGTCACAGCTCTCTGCGCTCTTCAAg CTGGAGGTGCCGGGGCTGAGTCGTGCATCGCTGCTGGAGCTGGGCCCGGCCAACCTGGCCTTTGAGCTGCCCGCACACACCTGCTCAGGGCTGCATGTCCGCTTCGTGCGGCtgccggggccggccgggccccCCCAGCGCTGGGTGCGCTACCTCACCCACAGCGACTCCTACGTGCTGCGCCTCTGA
- the COPS6 gene encoding COP9 signalosome complex subunit 6 isoform X2 has product MAHARHGACSPRPQSLPRMHRVAAYGGRAGTGRAKMAAAAAGASSSASGSNGAGGMEVDVAAAPSVMAGGVTGSVSVALHPLVILNISDHWIRMRSQEGRPGQVKQVFKELEFLGWYTTGGPPDPSDIHVHKQVCEIIESPLFLKLNPMTKHTDLPVSVFESVIDIINGEATMLFAELTYTLATEEAERIGVDHVARMTATGSGENSTVAEHLIAQHSAIKMLHSRVKLILEYVRASEAGEVPFNHEILREAYALCHCLPVLSTDKFKTDFYDQCNDVGLMAYLGTITKTCNTMNQFVNKFNILYDRQGIGRRMRGLFF; this is encoded by the exons ATGGCGCATGCTCGCCACGGCGCGTGTAGTCCCCGCCCCCAGTCCCTCCCGCGCATGCACAGAGTCGCTGCGTACGGTGGCCGAGCAGGGACAGGCCGagccaagatggcggcggcggcggccggcgccTCTTCCTCCGCGTCGGGGAGCAACGGGGCCGGCGGGATGGAGGTGGACGTGGCAG CCGCCCCCTCGGTGATGGCCGGGGGGGTGACGGGCAGTGTCTCGGTGGCCCTGCACCCCCTCGTCATCCTCAACATCTCCGACCACTGGATCCGCATGCGCTCGCAGGAGGGGCGCCCCGGACAAG TCAAGCAGGTGTTCAAGGAGCTTGAGTTCCTGGGCTGGTACACGACCGGGGGCCCCCCCGACCCCTCTGACATCCACGTCCACAAGCAG GTTTGTGAGATCATCGAGAGCCCTCTCTTCCTCAAGCTGAACCCCATGACGAAGCACACAGAT CTGCCCGTCAGCGTCTTTGAGTCCGTCATTGATATCATCAATGGGGAG gccacGATGCTCTTTGCAGAGCTGACCTACACCCTGGCCACCGAGGAGGCAGAGCGGATCGGGGTCGACCACGTTGCCCGAATGACAGCGACCGGCAGCGGGGAGAACTCCACAG TGGCTGAGCACCTCATCGCCCAGCACAGTGCCATCAAGATGCTGCACAGCCGGGTCAAGCTGATCCTGGAGTATGTGCGGGCCTCCGAGGCTG GCGAGGTGCCCTTCAACCACGAGATTCTGCGCGAAGCCTACGCCCTGTGCCACTGCCTGCCCGTTCTCAGCACTGACAAGTTCAAGACCGACTTCTACGAC CAATGCAATGACGTGGGGCTGATGGCGTACCTGGGCACCATCACCAAAACCTGCAACACCATGAACCAGTTCGTCAATAAGTTCAACATCCTCTACGACCGGCAGGGCATCGGCCGCCGCATGCGGGGACTCTTCTTctaa